The genome window tttactcaCCAGCATGCCAAGAAAGGATCAGAACAACAGCGTGATGATACCAGTGAAGGAATATAACCGGCCGTTTCCTCAGCACCAAGAACATCGTGTCCCCAAACTCGGCGATTTTCGATAGAGCGAACATGCATGCCCAGAATGCGGACGGTGAACGTGGATTTACAGCCAGGCAGATCGAATCGATGAAGCCTCTGgaatttgatacattttttagCTTGCCCCGATATTTTTCgtgatattttttcgaaaattctctAGTTTACAGAACTGATGAATCATTTCTATTTGAGCATAAACTGATAAGAGttatacagtttttatttgaattacaGTTAAAGGTCATCCAGAACAACACCGCTTCccccataacttttttgtcagaaatttttaaataaaagtgtTTCCcataaaaatgagatttctATCACCTGGTTTTTCGTGagaatttcaatataaataaACTTCTCACGCTCGTAGATCAGAAAGaataaaagttataaaaagtTTGGTAACTAATACCAAAATATagcaaatttaaaactgataattttGTTAGTGATCAACTTTTTATAAGTGTTGTAGAGATAAAACGGCTTTAATAAgacataatttaatttttttgagaatcctATTCAAATGTAGTCAATTACTAAAATGTAGAATATTTTACGTTCTATAATaggaacttttcgaaaaaaaaatacttaccTTCTGAAAACAGCATCGTAGAATTCGATTCCAAATCTCCATGTACCCATAATACTGAACACTGCCAAAAAACCGTTCCATGCTAGTAAAAGAGGTCGCATGCTGAAAATACAAagtatagaaaaaattattcaaaataaagtttCCCATGTTtgatttaaaagtttttaattactCCAACTTCCAAATTCctaggccatcaattttttattaggtTTGAGTcatggttttgcacatttaaaacctatttgaatttttatggcctagaaaatctaGATCTGAGAATTCCaggccaccaactttaaaGGATCATCTTGCCGAAACTcgaccaaaatgtttttttcaaaattttaaaaattaattaatgatTCATGTCCAGATTCGgcgtatttaatttttgatggcttagaaatccaaatttaaaaatcctaggccaccaatttcaaGAGCCTATAACTAGCCTTAAaaccataattttgaaattttgcagaaaaacacCCCTACCTTTTAGGTTTCCGTGACTCCATATATCTCTGTAATAAATTTGTCGCAATAATATAAGCAGCTGATAAGTACACCGACTTAAAccagtgatttttgaaaaacgtgtGCATTGTCAAATCGTCCCACCATGACTCGATGAGCAACGTGGAATCGTACTCGAATGGGGAATAGATGATGGTCTCATTGTTTCCTGTCCAAACTTTGAATCGTTCGGACACTTCGGCCGACATTCTACTACTGCAACAATAAATACTGGTATAGTTAGTTTGTGAAGAGATAAGATAACGGGGCGGAGTATACATGATTTGGTAATTTGTGACGTAATGCCTGttggggaatttttttgaggaacTAAGAcaaaggaaaatttttaaaatatttactaTTGTgtagtaaaataattttaaatcaaaatttaaatatttttcgaagaaaattttttgaggaaggtttgcaaataaattttattttaaaatatttcgtaaaaagttttgaatatatttttttttcaaaatttgcaagaaataatttacataaaatttaatgggctttttcataaattttttaaagcttatttttttacaaaaagcacctaaaaatttataattgttGGAAATAGTTCCCTGAatttatgaattaaaaaacagTACATGCggatcaaaattaaaatatttttcgaaaattggagaaaaattccgaaagtgcaaaaaaattggtttttaataatttttgcacaatcttaattttttagaaacagtttttagaatttttcaattaaataacttttataaatttttcttttttttgaggttttctagttttaaattttttcagtgttaatTTCCCaataaattaagaaaatattttccgaaaacttgaaacaaaaactcaaactccacaaaaattgatttttaataaatttcaacttttctagACAAAAGTTGcctatttctaaaaaatggaacaaattcaaaaaaattctagttttgaaaaaatgtctgtttttttttaataaaaaaatatttcaaattaattgcaatccaaatttttcggatttccgaaaaaaattttaaggaaaGGAAAagccatttcaaaattaatttcaacgAAACTACCTAATTGCGAACAGAAACCACAAATTGATTTTAGTACTTATCAGCCCATTTATTCTACCCATTTTATACATTTATCACCATATAGTTTCAGTTACAAGCACATAAAAAGTGATAACAActgttcaaataaaaaaggtcGTGTCCTCCTCCCCCCCCCTCTGAAACTTTTCTCTAGGTTGATGTGGCGTGAacacggaaaaaaaattagaaaaatttggagaaagtGGGTCGAAAGGTGATTGTTATGGAAATTAGGAGGTGAATTTGCATGGCGGTCGAGAAATTAACATGTAGCTTGTTCGTGGGTGTTAATGTTAGCGAGAAATTGTGAATTGATATAGAGTTaggcagaaaattcaaaaaaaagaagttttgttggcaaattcggcaaaatggcaaattgccggtttgtcgatttgtcggaaatatttgattccggcaatttgccggtttgccgtttgccggatatcaattttccggaagtttttagatggattttttatacataagacggaaacattcataggatacaattttgccgattaaaattgaaaatctgaaataaaaaaaatgtgcgaaacaacaatttgtcaaaatattccgggaattgccgattttccgatttgtcgaaaatttccattccggcaatttgcaaaaattttcagttccaccaatttgcaaaaattttcaattccggcaatttgcaaaaattttcaattccggcaatttgcaaaaatgttcaattacagcaatttgccggtttgccgacttgtcggaaaaattgtttgccgaCCACTACAGGTACAAAGGTTTCGAAAAacttgtttctgaaaaaactgtcATAACTCTAAAGCTATAtgagttattttaaaaaaattttactaaaaaatattgcgcatgaaattttccatatttcgtAGGCtggcaactttttgattgCATTATTAGTTATCCAAatacagaaatttgaatttttccaagttagccaaaaaaaaattaaaaattcctagCGTCTCATATAAAAGATATACATAGATCCGGTAATGAAACTAGTACcaagaaaaattagatattcCCATAAAAGATGGCGATAATAAAACGAATTTATCCGTAGCAGCATTAAGAAAGGGGGGAGGGCATTCCGTAAATTCGCCTCTTCTTCCCAAAAAAGACGCTTCTCTCTCGAACCAGTCGTCAAGGTGGCCAAGTGAATGGCAATAGGCACCGCCCATCAACTATGTACAcctttctctttttccccTCCAACTATATGAAAAGTACAAAGGGGAAAAAGAGTTTGTGAGCCGGTGGAGGCGCAGAGATGACAACTTTACGGGAGGAATTACTTACCGTTTTTGTTCAATGTTCACATTATTATACGGATTagtttgtatttgaaaatgtccATTTGGTTTTGAGTTAACCTAAGTTCGAGTAAGTTTATTctagatttttggaaacttgcGCAGAAAATTCTCCAAAGAATGGCTCAGTGGGATTGAACTCAAATTCGtactattagttttttttagagtttgCTCAAACTTATCGAGGAGCAAAAAAGGGAATTTTCCAGCTTTTCAGGTGTGGCTCAGTGGGATTCTCCAGGTCTGACAATCTCAACACCGTGGTTCGAACCCACCCTAatgcaattaattttcttCCGATGTGATCAGGCTTatcacaaattcaaaatatcgaattatcgattttctagcTTTTTTGGGTTTGGCTCAGTCGGATTTTCCGGGTCTCACAATCTCAACACCGTGGTTCAAGCCCACCCTTaatgtaattatttttcttacgGTTTGATAAAGCTTATCACAATTTCAAACTatcaaattatcgattttccagctttttcgGGAATGGTGCAGTgggattttcaagaaattataattttgacaccggggttcgagcccccacggtggcaatttttttgctgactGAAACTTGCTCACCTAACTGTGTTTAAacactgaattttttaaaatactagTTCTCATTTCTAttagtttttatgaaaaactaaCTTAGAGATAAAAACACGTATGATTCAGTATAAGGCAGGGagaggcaggcggaggtcgccttaaggtcaggcaggcaggtacTTTAACGCCTACATGGAAGCCTTACTTACTACAAAggcgaaacaaaaaaaagaatgaaagaaaaaagaacgtAAAATACTTAAAAAGCACTTTACGCAGGGAAAAATTTCTCGGATGGCAGAAAGTACTGTGTGGGAGAGAGCCGCGATCTTTGTCAATATTTGGCTCCTTCTCtcgccgtctgcgtctcctaCGTTCTACGAAAAGACTGTTCGGAAACTATACAACAAATAAAGAATTCGTAGTATTAAGGGACGCAAGGGAAGAGGAAATGTGTTCAGAATGTGGTGATAAGGCACGATGTAGATAGAATCAAAATATTGGGATGCGTCTcttgcaaaaaagaaaaagatcgAACATcgtgaaaacatttgaaaatttcagcaaaacttCAGTCATGATCCATGAATTTACTAAATTAGCAGAATTGGAGAAATCAATggagaaaacaataaaacacaaatcaacgtTGTTCACCAAATGGATAACATGATTTTTGACGAACACATTGTTGTATATTGtgtgtgtagtttgtagtgtggtatgtttttttttcaaacatgtaTGTAGTGTGTAGATCAGGGGCAAATTGGCAATAtgtcggaattaaaatttccggcaaatcgctaaaccagcaaattgcagatttgtcGAATTCGacagaaaaacaacaaaaaaattgccaaaattttttggcaaattgtggttttgcacatttttttttgaaatttcggaatttcaatttcaatcggcaaattgacggaatttaaaatttccggtaaatcggcagaaattggccaatttgccgaatttgccggaaaacagCAATTgcgttttgcacttttttttttggaaatttcagaatttcaattttaatcggcaaaattgtacgcatcctatgaattttcctacatctattttgaaaagtaagcaagttctatgaaaatattttttttaaaacggaAACAAATGTTAAAAGCCCCTAAttgttgggtctcgttaggtatttgcggcaaaaccgtaaattcaaatgatttcgcatgttttttaaaagtattttcgttacttaaaaaaaaaattttttacttaaaaaaattgagtcaTTTCCAAATTACACGCGAAACCGGTCTCAACAcgataaataaatacatttttgttaaatgcaaaagggtgtgtgcctttaaatagtactgtatattcaaacttttattgCTTTggagttttattgattttttcatattttcaggattaatatgaataaatatatttttaactcATGAATATATCATAATTATAAAtcaaagaaaacttttttaaaaatcgattaaaattcaacagcgacgaaagtttgaaactacagtactctttaaaggcgcacatatttttcaaaaatttgtcgcgtcgagacccgataccgtatttttggcgaaaaaaaaaatcaaaaattgctgtCCATTTCTAATTCCGAAGGAccttcctgaaaatttattttccctgaaaaaaaagtgactaGACGAAGAAGAATAAATCGTTGATGTAagtaaatttattcaaataaagagaaaaaaatcaaaactaaatacaaaaatatataaaatcaaaattgctCGGCAAATTTATCTCTCGcgatttcttcattttcatcgatt of Caenorhabditis elegans chromosome II contains these proteins:
- the elo-9 gene encoding Elongation of very long chain fatty acids protein (Confirmed by transcript evidence); translation: MSAEVSERFKVWTGNNETIIYSPFEYDSTLLIESWWDDLTMHTFFKNHWFKSVYLSAAYIIATNLLQRYMESRKPKSMRPLLLAWNGFLAVFSIMGTWRFGIEFYDAVFRRGFIDSICLAVNPRSPSAFWACMFALSKIAEFGDTMFLVLRKRPVIFLHWYHHAVVLILSWHAAIELTAPGRWFIFMNYLVHSIMYTYYAITSIGYRLPKIVSMTVTFLQTLQMLIGVSISCIVLYLKLNGEMCQQSYDNLALSFGIYASFLVLFSSFFNNAYLVKKDKKPDVKKD